In Mus caroli chromosome 19, CAROLI_EIJ_v1.1, whole genome shotgun sequence, a genomic segment contains:
- the Hnrnpul2 gene encoding heterogeneous nuclear ribonucleoprotein U-like protein 2, which yields MEVKRLKVTELRSELQRRGLDSRGLKMDLAQRLQEALDAEMLEDEAGVGGAGPGGACKAEPRPVAASGGGPGGDEEEDDEEEEEDEEALLEDEDEEPPPAQALGQAAQPPPEPPETSAMEAESEASDTPAEATAGSGGVNGGEEHDNGKGEEDGPEERSGDETPGSEAPGDKAVEEQGDDQDSEKSKPAGSDGERRGVKRQRDEKDEHGRAYYEFREEAYHSRSKSPPPPEEEAKDEEEDQTLVNLDTYTSDLHFQISKDRYGGQPLFSEKFPTLWSGARSTYGVTKGKVCFEAKVTQNLPMKEGCTEVSLLRVGWSVDFSCSQLGEDEFSYGFDGRGLKAENGQFEEFGQTFGENDVIGCFANFETEEVELSFSKNGEDLGVAFRISKESLADRALLPHVLCKNCVIELNFGQKEEPFFPPPEEFVFIHAVPVEERVRTAVPPKTIEECEVILMVGLPGSGKTQWALKYAKENPERRYNVLGAETVLTQMRMKGLEEPEMDPKSRDLLVQQASQCLSKLVQIASRSKRNFILDQCNVYNSGQRRKLLLFKTFSRKVVVVVPNEEDWKRRLELRKEVEGDDVPESIMLEMKANFSLPEKCDYMDEVTYGELEKEEAQPIVTKYKEEARKLLPPSEKRTNRRNNRNKRNRQNRSRGQGYVGGQRRGYDNRAYGQQYWGQSGNRGGYRNFYDRYRGDYERFYSRDYEYNRYRDYYRQYNRDWQNYYYHHQQDRDRYYRNYYGYQGYR from the exons ATGGAGGTGAAGCGGCTGAAAGTGACCGAGCTGCGGTCGGAGCTTCAGCGGCGGGGCCTGGATTCGCGCGGCCTCAAAATGGATCTGGCGCAGCGTCTTCAGGAGGCACTGGATGCTGAGATGCTAGAGGACGAGGCCGGCGTTGGTGGGGCCGGGCCCGGTGGGGCCTGCAAGGCGGAGCCTCGGCCTGTGGCCGCGTCGGGCGGAGGCCCGGGCGGGGACGAAGAGGAGgacgacgaggaggaggaggaggacgaggaggcgCTGCTTGAGGACGAAGACGAGGAACCACCACCTGCTCAGGCTTTGGGCCAGGCCGCGCAGCCGCCTCCGGAGCCCCCGGAGACGTCAGCCATGGAGGCCGAGTCCGAAGCTTCCGACACACCGGCGGAGGCCACGGCTGGGTCAGGTGGGGTAAATGGTGGCGAAGAGCATGACAACGGCAAGGGGGAGGAAGACGGGCCGGAGGAACGGAGCGGAGACGAGACTCCGGGATCCGAGGCACCGGGTGACAAGGCCGTAGAGGAACAAG GAGATGACCAAGATAGTGAAAAGTCAAAACCAGCAGGCTCAGATGGTGAGCGGCGGGGGGTAAAGAGACAGCGGGATGAGAAGGATGAACATGGCCGAGCTTACTATGAATTCCGAGAGGAGGCTTACCACAGCCG CTCAAAGTCCCCACCACCTCcagaagaagaagcaaaagatgaagaggaggatcAGACGCTTGTGAACCTGGACACGT ATACCTCGGATCTCCATTTTCAAATAAGCAAAGACCGATACGGAGGCCAGCCGCTCTTCTCAGAAAAATTCCCTACCCTTTGGTCTGGGGCAAGAAGTACTTATGGAGTAACAAAGGGAAAAGTATGCTTTGAAGCCAAG GTAACTCAGAATCTCCCAATGAAAGAAGGCTGCACAGAAGTCTCTCTCCTTAGAGTTGGGTGGTCTGTTGATTTTTCCTGTTCACAGCTTG GTGAAGATGAGTTCTCCTATGGTTTTGATGGAAGAGGACTCAAGGCAGAAAACGGGCAGTTTGAGGAATTTGGCCAGACTTTTGGGGAGAATGATGTTATTGGCTGTTTTGCT AATTTTGAGACTGAAGAAGTTGAGCTTTCCTTCTCCAAGAATGGAGAAGACTTGGGTGTGGCATTCCGAATTAGCAAGGAGTCTCTGGCAGATCGAGCCCTTCTACCCCACGTCCTTTGCAAGAATTGTGTCATAGAGTTAAACTTTGGTCAGAAGGAGGAGCCCTTTTTCCCACCACCAGAAGAGTTTGTGTTCATCCATGCTGTGCCTGTTGAGGAACGTGTGCGGACTGCAGTCCCTCCCAAGACCATAGAGGAATGTGAG GTGATTCTGATGGTGGGGCTTCCTGGATCTGGAAAGACCCAGTGGGCACTGAAATACGCAAAAGAAAACCCTGAGAGGAGATACAACGTCCTGGGAGCTGAGACTGTTCTCACTCAAATGCGG ATGAAGGGACTTGAGGAGCCAGAGATGGACCCCAAAAGCCGAGACCTCTTAGTTCAGCAAGCCTCCCAGTGCCTTAGTAAGCTGGTCCAGATTGCTTCACGATCAAAGAGGAATTTTATTCTTGATCAG TGTAATGTGTACAACTCTGGCCAACGAAGGAAGTTATTGCTGTTCAAGACATTCTCCAGGAAGGTGGTGGTAGTTGTTCCTAATGAGGAAGATTGGAAGAGGAGGCTGGAGTTGAGGAAAGAAGTGGAGGGAGATGATGTGCCTGAGTCTATAATGCTGGAGATGAAAG CCAACTTCTCTCTACCTGAGAAATGCGACTATATGGATGAGGTGACATATGGGGAGCTGGAAAAGGAGGAAGCTCAACCCATTGTTACTAAATACaaggaggaagcaaggaagctACTGCCCCCCTCTGAGAAGCGTACAAACCGCCGGAACAACCGCAACAAGAGAAACCGGCAGAACCGAAGCCGAGGCCAAGGCTATG TGGGCGGGCAGCGCCGAGGCTACGACAACCGGGCCTACGGGCAGCAGTACTGGGGGCAGTCTGGAAACAGAGGG ggCTACCGTAATTTCTATGATCGATACAGAGGTGACTATGAACGATTCTACAGTCGAGATTATGAGTACAACAGATACAGAGACTATTACAGACAATACAACCGGGAT TGGCAGAattactactaccaccaccaacaggACAGAGACCGATACTACAGGAATTACTACGGTTACCAAGGGTATCGGTGA